Within Mytilus edulis chromosome 10, xbMytEdul2.2, whole genome shotgun sequence, the genomic segment tgttcctttggtatttcaaccaaagatgaagaactggatcttccatcactgtattggatacctaaactacataagtgtccttacaaacaacggtatattgctgggtcttccaagtgcccCACGAAACCCCTTTCTAacttattaacatccattttatcagcaatcaaagacgggcttcaaagttattgtgaaactgcctattctagaggtggcgtgaatcagatgtggatacttaaaaattccaaagatcttttagagtacatacaatcagagacatataaatattgtattatatgtctctgatacaatctaactctctttcatcttgtaacagtattaaaacatttgacttttctactctttacacaagtattccacattccaaactaaaagacaaattaaaagagttggtattactttgcttcataaaaaaagaatggccaacgtagatacaagtatcttgtcttagggagggataaatcatactttgtaaagaatcattctgattcaaacaaaaaattctctgaaaccgatattatcaagatgcttgatttcttgattgacaacatatttgttacgttcggaggacgtgtttttcaacagactgtcggcatcccaatgggaacaaactgtgcccctctacttgctgacttgtttctttattataatgaggctgacttcatgcaggaacttcttaggaagaaagataagaagttagcaatatcctttaactctactttccgctatatagatgacgttctttcactaaacaattcaaaatttggtgactatgtggatcgcatctatcccatcgaattggagataaaggatactacagatacagttaagtcggcttcatatcttgacttacatctagaaattgacaatgagggtcggttgaagacaaaactttacgacaaaagagatgatttcagctttccaattgtgaactttccatttctaagtagcaacattccagcagcacctgcatacggggtatatatctcccaattgatacgatattcccgtgcttgcatttcctatcatgattttcttgatagagggttactgctcacaaggaagctgttaaaccaagagttccaaatggtgaagttgaaatcatcccttcgtaaattttacggacgccatcacgagttggttgaccattatagaataaccgtttcacaaatgatatcggatatgttccttacgtcgtaactacaatccccttccctttcatgaatttgacctaccgaattagactatttaccggatttgtaagcaacacgacgggtgccgcatgtggagcaggatctgcttacccttccggagcacctgagatcacccctagtttttggtggggttcgtgttgtttattctttagttttctattttgtgtcatgtgtactattgtttttctatttgtctttttcattttcagccatggcgttgtcagtttgttttagatttacgagtttgactgtccctttggtatctttcgtccctcttttgttgtTATAGTAGTAATACTGTAAATAGATGGTTTGTGGCAATAGATTTGGAATGAAATACTAATTGGAAATAATGTTCTAGAAAATGTTGTCAGCTGGCTTcttatattgtttaatattttgttgtgGTTTGTAATCTTGACATGATAAGTTCTATAGATGAGAGCTTCATATTGGTATTAGCATTTAGTGCTTTATATTTGGTTGCATGTGAAAGCATACGCGTTTGTTAGTTGGAGtagttatattttcattttgatggCAACCAGTTCATGTAATTCATATAGTCAGGATTAATATTAGTAAGCgatagttattttatttgtttattttcattgtcatGATTAATATGGACTATATAGATTGCTGTTTGATGTGAACCAAGGGCGTAGGCTTCATGTTTTCCCCGTGTACATATTTACATGTACTGTCCTTGCCTTATAGTGTGTAAACGTGTGTAAAGTTTCATGTATCATGTGATGTTCCTTTTGGATACTTTTTAAGTTGTtagttttaaaacatattttattgttcaaaatgacaaaagaatcagacacaagttttaccacttagtaacgtcttctccaaatatattaataatacaaGACGTATGCATCCTATGGGATAGTTTACCATGCTTATctaatcttcctatatctattatgtgTGAGTTTGTGAATACTATAAACAAAGGAATTCCAACCACGACCTAAACCGTCTTAAGTAAATACATGTAGTTCAGAGTCCAATGAGGAAACTGGTCAATATGAAAGATCCCTCCTATTGGATTCAGTCAGTGTCCAGACCAAATATGGACTGATTTCTGAGAAGCAAACAAGCCTCAGCTGTTATCCAACACCACAACTGTAATTATTCAGTACCCCATAGCCCCGTATGCATACGTCTTGTGTTATTATTATATTTGGATTAATAATATATTCAACTAAATACCCAAAATAGACTAGAGAATTCTCCATCTGATTTATTGAAAAGTGCGTATGCTGAGTTAAAAAGGACTGAGTGTAAAGCTCAAACTAGCTCCAATAATTCATGGCTCTCTAATATCATTTCTACAGTGAAAAATTGGGTATTGaccttaatatatttaaaaattaaggcaaaaataaattaaaaaatttactgaaaaaaacagctcaaattaaattttcaaaatgattgggagaaaatgcaaaatttgtatttacagaatcaaggcaaattggacacttatttttcattcaaaaggtcatttgactatgaaaattatttagatttaaagcacccaaaaaaacatttgttaacaaaatacacTCAGCAATCACTGTTTAAGAATAGAAACTGGCAGACATGAACGAATtaccaatgtacatgtatgtgttaacCATGAAATTTTACCTCGACATGAgaggatatgtttatattgttattCAAATTGTATTGAAAACGAAATGTACTTTCTTCTGGAATACCCTCTTTACAATAACCTCAGAACTTTTGAGAGATATgactgattatataaaaaaaaaataaaataccccagtttagataattcaaacagatttttttcttcatggaTCATGATTTATGAGGATAGcagatttttatctattttatgtgcATACCTTGATAAAGACCTGCAActtaaaaaatcagaaaattagttaTAACTTAAATACTctaaaagatatcaaaattatctccccttgaccactgatctttcctcatgcatttgaaaatattgtattgtattgtattgtatatgtaAGGGCATTGATATCTAAAAATACTGAGTAAGAGATAGTttacttgatcatgttgattgctATTACCAATAACGAGTGGTTGGAACTAGTGATTACAGCTATAatacacaaacatttttttttaactcttaatacacaaacttttttttattataactcTGTGACTGGATATATTGTTCTAAATTATGATGTTTGTGTAAAACATGGATTATGCATTAATTAGTTACTTAGAAAAGTAATTTCATCAAACTTAGACAATATGTTTTCATCAAACTCAATAGCTCATATTATATTTTATCTCAAAGATATATTAAATTTTTCCAAGTAAGTGCCATAGGAATTACTTATAAAACCTGAAGACTTGTTACGTTTAAAGCAAATTAACAAATGTCCCACCTCACTATCCCGTCCACTAATCAGTACTTTACTATCCTGTCCATCTTTTGATACTACTATTATACGATCCTTGTCTACTACAATAATGTTACCATAAGTATCTGAACAGAGTCCCCATGGTCCTGATAAATCATGTGTGTATTGCCAGATCAGTTCACCTGATTCATCCACACAGTTTACTGCTCTACCATCCCAGTCACTATAGATTACTCTGTCATTACAGTAAACAAGACTACGAATGGCGTCATGAACTCCATTAACTCCTATAAACTTCTGGATATTTTCCTTCAAGTCTATAATTAAGATGTGAAAATGACCGTATCCTATTGCCAGGGAATTGTTGGAGAACGATAATCCCATGAAATAATCGGGTGAATTTTCTAACGTGTTTAAATGGATAACTTTGATAACTGTTTCTTTCTCCATGTTGAAAATTCTAATGGCGTTTTCCATAGGATAAAGTACAGCAATAGTGTTGTTATTGATCTGTGTAACACTGTAGGCTCCAACGGGTATTGGTAACTGTTTCTGAAGGATGCCACTAGATGTAAATAGGTTAAGTTTACCAAGGTGTTCAACTACTATAACTCTTCCGTCCATCAGACAAATTATGTCACTGATCACCTCCTCTATGTTGATCTCTATCTTTGTCTCAATATTCATGGTCATGTTGTTTATGTTGGATTGTTCACGTGACTTTACTTGTAGGTCCGTCCTTCCACTTGTGTCTCTTTTTAGGGTTATTTCAGTTTTATCAACCATTACCTTTCCTAATGATTCTAATTGCTCCAATTTGCTCAGCACCTTTTCTAGTTCATCATTTTGCTTCATTTTGATGTCAAATTCGTTGGTCCTATCATCATATTCTAGATCATCAACATATCGTTGACATTGATGTACTTGTTGTTCAATCTGATGTATGCCTAGAAATGATTGTAGTTTTGGAGTATGTATTACAACTGCATGTAAATGCTTGCTCATTTCTTTCAAGTTTTTccttttctcttttatttcagaaataaaatcTATGGCTGCTGATTTTTCCTGATTCCAGATTCTGTCTATTTCTTGGCATAGTTTCTCCTCCAGCTTATCCAATTGTTTGTTAATTGTCTgcctaattttgatcattgatttCTTTATGCCCTCACACTTTTGTTCTCCTGTTTGTATGTtggttgttttgttatttatcattTGATTCAAGAGATCTAAGATGGAGTTGATATCTTCCTCTACGGATTCTTTGGATTTTTCAATCTTAGTATTCTCAATAATGTTAGCTAAACTTTTTATCCCAGTACAATTTGAATGATTAACAGAAATACATTCATCACAGCAAGGCATTAAATGACTGGGGCAGTATAAGTTAAGTTGTTGACCATGTTTGTCACATTCTGTTTTGATAGTTTTGGGAGATGGTTTATAATTTTTGATACTGATTGTCTTATGATTAAATCTTTTGTGAAGACCATGACCAGAACATGTTGAGCATAGTCCTTCATCACAGTTGTAACACCAGATGTCAGCTTCAGtgttattattttctatttgacAAGGTCCACATAGTACCGGTTTGCTGGTTGCCATGACCTTTACATAATATGAAGAACATATATAGTAATTAAATTTTTTCAGTAACTTTAACATatacaatacatttataaattagcTTAATGAATGAAGTTTGAATGCTTGAGGTTAACTGGATGATATGTCCTATACAATTCGTATATACTAAGTAAATCTTTGTATGTTCTTTCCAACccggcctgaattagtggttctataccttaTAAGATAGATAATATCAGATAAATTagtagagttatctctctttgtataCTATATACTTAtaatacatttattcatttatttggagtgtttttttcaatttaatattgCGATATGTAAACAATGGTAAATGAATGTCCGGAATGTGtacatattctttttatttaaagtCATTAATAGTATTGACAAAttaattctgtgtcagaaacaaaTGCTGGATTAAATATTTGATCATATTAATCCAAATTCAGTCCGTCTGAGAGCTGCATATCAAGCTTGAAATGTAGTGTCGACCAttgaattataataataaaaaactgaAACACGAAGGCAAATAAAATCCTTTTACATTATTCGATAATGATTGTATTCtaatgaaaaatatgtatatatatacctcTTAGTTCAGACAAAAGTCAGTTCATCTCAATTTTTCAACAATGGCAGGTTTACCAGGAAGTAGATAAAGACATGTTTATACCCGACTCGGGTGATCAGTTAGTATTTAAATGACGATTATTATGGTcaatagacatgttacgaaaaggtatattctcgacgctgaggttgacaaattataatttaaatttgggGATAGTGTCAAAACGTTGATTATAGATTTATATAGGTAAAATTTAAACCCTGTGCGTCTTTGTTAATTCAAATTACATTTATCTAGAACATCATTATGTATGTAAAATCTTATTCGACAATTACTTTTGTGATATCATTGTTTGCTAAAACCTGTCATAAGACATAAAAGATGTACGCGCGTAGGAATGGGTGGTCTAGAAAAAAGGGGGTGGAGGGTTATACAAGTTCATTCAATTCTAAAttgataattatatattatacatagtAAGCAAGTTaaatgtcaggtttttttttgccaagttactcattTTGCCTTTTCTTAACTCAAAACTCCCGTCCtgcctttttcaaatttaatccTAGCCTCCCCTctccatgaaagaaaaaaaaactggtgCTTCCGTATGGTAGTAATAGGTAGTACCCATCCAACAGATTCATATTTCTAGCAGGATAGACCTTTGGTCATCGGTTTCACTTTTTTCATATTCTCACTTTCTTTTGAAACGGTTGGCGAATGTCCACAAATGTTTAAGGAATTTATGAAATACAAGATATCTACATAAGGTGGTTTTAAGATGTAAATGCAAACTTAAGTCATTATGCAATTCTGTTGAAATTCTGAAGGGTTGTTCAACCGATGAATAGTGAGTCATATTTTACACAAACCTCTTCTCGTTCTGAAcatacatgaactatttgccactgaacattaagcaactaacaatcaatcaatcacaaactagtatacagaaaatacaaaatgagctgaaacttttaaaattgagACAAAGTTGGGGGggaataaagaaacaaaatacatgACTTCGAAGCTATATGATCGGgcaaaattttctaaaactaaataGTGCAACATGCCTCAAGTTGAAATCTTGTTTTAgttgttttcataaaattttgacaaagtatttactttgaccctttaacaaaggtataaaaatttcaaaaacacagTCCCCACATTTAAAGTGTAAATCGTCAACCTCAGCGTcatgaatataccttttcgtaacatgtctaataCAAACCATGCGAGAGCTTTAAAGTCAGTATATGTCTTTAATCCCCTCCCCTGTAGTGGAAGTCATTATTATTCTAATGATATTTTGATCAACAATGATTTATTATTGAAGACCCTATTATTACGGGGAATCGAATCGgcctcttgtggttttgtacaaaattcaattctgaaataaaaaaatcatttttgtctaaaaaagatatgtgatacagacttgttttatgagaacttcaattttgtgatgacaaaattctttatgtcaattttgtctcacaaaagtttattttgtgacgacaaaattcaattttgtaacgacaaaagttaattttgtgacgacaaactaattttgtgacaaattagttcacagaatccaaactaaactaatttgcatacaaaattaacttttgtcgcccaatattcaaattaggtaacaaaagtaaagtctgtctaacaaaaatgaatttggtcatgacaaaagtgacttttgtccactgaaagataattttgtatgagaaattattaaatttgtagtatgctacaaattttgttaaactgaacacatttttgttgaacaaaattcACTtatgtccgtacaaaattgaatttcgagtgcaaaaccacaagagtcccattcggctgCCCGTAATTATGGCCTCTTGTGGGTATTTGTCCGATgtaccacatctctttatattGGTTATCTTCCTAATAATAAGGAAATAATATATTGGGTATAAATAAATGACACGAAATCAAAACTCGATCaagaaaaaacacaaataaacctGATATAATGTAGTTTTCGTTGCCCAAGATCGTACAACGTATTCGTGAAGTTTGTATAAAGTACAAGCTAGTTTTTAAAACGCACGCCAATTAGCTGTCGAATTAGTTTGTCTGCTATGAACCTATATGTAATTTTACAACTCTTGCTACAAGTCTTGTAGTTCTCGGTAGGACGGTCTGCTATGTAGCTAATGTTATCCCGGTACTACAGATTATGGGACCTTTGGGTGCAACTATTGTAGACGTACTCGGTAGGAAGGTCTTCTACAAAACTATTGTTATCCCGGTACTACAGATTATGGGACCTTTGGTGCAACTATTGTAGACGTACTCGGTAGGAAGGTCTTCTACAAAACTATTGTTATCCCGGTACTACAGATTATGGGACCTTTGCTACAACTATTGTAGACGTACTCGGTAGGAAGGTCTTCTACAAAACTATTGTTATACCGGTACTACAGATTATGGGACCTTTGCTACAACTATTGTAGACGTACTCGGTAGGAAGGTCTTCTACAAAACTATTGTTATTCCGGTACTATAGATTATGGGACCTTTGCTACAACTATTGTAGACGTACTCTGTAGGAAGGCCTTCTACAAAACTATTGTTATCCCGGTTCTACAGATTAAGGGACCTTTGGTGCAACTATTGTAGACGAACTAGGTAGGAAGGTCTTCTACAAAACTATTGTTATCCCAGTACTACAGATTATGGGACCTTTGCTACAACTATTGTAGACGTACTCGGTAGGAAGGTCTTCTACAAAACTATTGTTATCCCGGTACTACAGATTATGGGACTTTTGCTACACCTATTGTAGACGTACTCGGTAGGAAGGTTTTTCTACAAAACTATTGTTATCCCAGTACTACAGATTATGGGACCTTTGGTGCAACTATTGTAGACGTACTCGGTAGGAAGGCCTTCTACAAAACTATTGTTATTCCGGTACTACAGATTTCGGGACCTTTGCTACAACTATCGTAGACGTACTCGGTAGGGAGGTTTTCTACAAAACTATTGTTATCCCGGTACTACAGATTATGGGACCTTTGCTACAACTATTGTACACGTACTCGGTAGGAAGGTCTTCTACAAAACTATTGTTATTCCGGTACTACAGATTATGGGACCTTTGCTGCAACTATTGTAGACGTACTCGGTAGGAAGGCCTTCTACAAAACTATTGTTATCCCGGAACTACAGATTATGGGACCTTTGCTACAACTATTGTAGACGTACTGGGTAGGACGGTCTTCTACAAAACTATTGTTATCCCAGTACTACAGATTATGGGACCTTTGCTGCAACT encodes:
- the LOC139493300 gene encoding uncharacterized protein, whose amino-acid sequence is MATSKPVLCGPCQIENNNTEADIWCYNCDEGLCSTCSGHGLHKRFNHKTISIKNYKPSPKTIKTECDKHGQQLNLYCPSHLMPCCDECISVNHSNCTGIKSLANIIENTKIEKSKESVEEDINSILDLLNQMINNKTTNIQTGEQKCEGIKKSMIKIRQTINKQLDKLEEKLCQEIDRIWNQEKSAAIDFISEIKEKRKNLKEMSKHLHAVVIHTPKLQSFLGIHQIEQQVHQCQRYVDDLEYDDRTNEFDIKMKQNDELEKVLSKLEQLESLGKVMVDKTEITLKRDTSGRTDLQVKSREQSNINNMTMNIETKIEINIEEVISDIICLMDGRVIVVEHLGKLNLFTSSGILQKQLPIPVGAYSVTQINNNTIAVLYPMENAIRIFNMEKETVIKVIHLNTLENSPDYFMGLSFSNNSLAIGYGHFHILIIDLKENIQKFIGVNGVHDAIRSLVYCNDRVIYSDWDGRAVNCVDESGELIWQYTHDLSGPWGLCSDTYGNIIVVDKDRIIVVSKDGQDSKVLISGRDSEVGHLLICFKRNKSSGFISNSYGTYLEKFNISLR